Part of the Ruegeria sp. TM1040 genome, AGGGGCGGCCCAAAGAACCGCCCCATCTTTCGAGTGATCGTTTAGGCGATCACAAAGACGTCGCTCTCGGTGAGATCAATGTAACCCAGCAAGGTCAGTGAAAGATCTGCCTCATGTCCGATGTCGTCTCGCAGGTAAACATGCGTGACCGCACCGAACTCGTCGCTCACCGTCTGCTCGAAGTAGGCTTCGGCTCCAACTCCACCCGAGAAACCATCGCCTCCACGCCAGGTCGTCGCGCCAAACCCTTGAAAGACCATGAGATCCCCGCCACCAGCCGAAAAGTCCTGAATTACATCGCGAGGACCACCGTTGGCACCACTGTCCCCGAAGTCGAAGTAGAACAGATCATACCCCTCGCCGCCGAACAGATAGTCGCCGATGTCACCGGCAGAGTTGGTCCCACCATAAATATGGTCATTGCCACCACCGCCCTGAATGTAGTCGTTGCCACCGTCACCGTAGATGAAATCGCTGCCTTCGCCACCGCGCATGATGTCGTTGCCGGCGCCACCCTCCATAGTGTCATTGCCGGTCCCGCCATTCAGCTCGTCATTGCCAAGGTCGCCAGTCATCATGTCGTTGCCGCTGCCGCCGTTGATGAGGTCGTTCCCCTGATCGCCAACCAGCACATCGGCTCCACCACCGCCTTCCATATGATCGTTGCCAAGCCCACCTTGCAGCAGGTCATTGCCTATGCCGCCAAAAACTTGGTCATCCCCATCGCCGCCCAACATGGTGTCGCGGCCCTCATCGCCCCACATAAGGTCATTGTCGTCACCGCCCTCGATGAAATCGTCACCGTC contains:
- a CDS encoding calcium-binding protein — protein: MTIKLLKPFSNVLGWNAKKGLVEPSDSSDPSRGDAETQRDPVEETDPISRGDTQPDTETNDGRDTGGSDTPDRGDDRDPDRGGNDGPPSMSVSANIFTRFDTNLAEPGFLTPGLANGLNITPGNIWIDWNGENAFEGTHGVDKAWGLWGDDDIYLYDGNDVAYGGAGNDLLHGGRGNDALYGGIGNDFIIGDVGSDTIDGGSGNDRLQGGRGNDMINGGDGNDRILGEEGRDVVRAGDGDDFIEGGDDNDLMWGDEGRDTMLGGDGDDQVFGGIGNDLLQGGLGNDHMEGGGGADVLVGDQGNDLINGGSGNDMMTGDLGNDELNGGTGNDTMEGGAGNDIMRGGEGSDFIYGDGGNDYIQGGGGNDHIYGGTNSAGDIGDYLFGGEGYDLFYFDFGDSGANGGPRDVIQDFSAGGGDLMVFQGFGATTWRGGDGFSGGVGAEAYFEQTVSDEFGAVTHVYLRDDIGHEADLSLTLLGYIDLTESDVFVIA